One stretch of Cohnella algarum DNA includes these proteins:
- a CDS encoding response regulator: protein MYKILVVDDEPRVSAGIKNLLLASNLDVVHVETAHNGFEALDYLRMDAYDLVLTDIQMSMMNGIELMEAIYMEQPHLPIVVISAHEKFDFAKKSLRLGARDYLVKPVELEELIRVVKRVLLEKGEAGRKALERTAREQSGEERLSQRKKALIELITEKDLQPSDYAELTSQLGARHGGVRYGLLTVHFEFGRAGFSNREITLRDRKLLKFASVNIAEESLADWNGLAFYDSGSRLVAVIEFDDGDVPDRPVQVKSQLNLIGQSLCMNLKQYLNVEATVGISTLCKEASALPRLLEEAATAVRWRSLHPSNRVFYYEDMVGPGGTNYMDWVSRVHRFVEGLKLSGGEASPEETGELVRELTGLSRSPELFNSCFGLLAYRLYGLLLECAQGTAWPLHRFDPDAYFRAVSPEEKAARLDDYIAELCSLLGQCLLERDQSIVARVTEYIRAHFRDRGLKVQDIAGEVHFSPAYVSYLFKKVMKVNVWEYVTAVRIEEAKRLLATTDKKRYEIAYQVGYESPEHFSRIFKRSVGVSPADYRKERQGESD, encoded by the coding sequence ATGTACAAAATTCTCGTTGTCGACGACGAGCCGAGAGTGAGCGCCGGGATCAAAAATTTGCTGCTCGCGTCGAATCTGGACGTCGTGCATGTGGAAACGGCTCACAACGGGTTCGAGGCGCTCGATTATTTGCGGATGGACGCTTACGACCTCGTGCTGACCGATATCCAGATGAGCATGATGAACGGCATCGAATTGATGGAAGCGATTTATATGGAGCAGCCCCATCTCCCGATCGTCGTCATTTCGGCGCACGAGAAATTCGATTTCGCCAAAAAATCGCTGCGGCTCGGCGCCCGGGACTACCTGGTCAAGCCGGTGGAGCTGGAGGAGCTCATCCGGGTCGTGAAGCGGGTGCTGCTGGAAAAAGGGGAAGCCGGGCGCAAGGCGCTGGAGCGCACCGCCCGGGAACAATCCGGGGAGGAGCGGCTGTCCCAGCGAAAAAAAGCGCTGATCGAGCTCATCACCGAAAAGGATTTGCAGCCGTCCGATTACGCCGAGCTGACAAGCCAGCTCGGCGCCCGGCATGGCGGCGTACGGTACGGCCTCCTTACCGTTCATTTCGAGTTCGGCCGGGCGGGCTTCAGCAACCGCGAGATTACGCTCCGCGACCGCAAGCTGCTCAAATTCGCCTCGGTCAATATCGCGGAGGAGAGCCTTGCGGATTGGAACGGGCTGGCGTTCTACGACTCGGGAAGCCGACTGGTCGCCGTCATCGAGTTCGACGACGGCGACGTGCCCGACCGTCCCGTCCAGGTGAAATCGCAGCTCAACCTGATCGGGCAGTCGCTGTGCATGAACCTGAAGCAGTATTTGAACGTCGAGGCGACCGTCGGCATAAGCACGCTGTGCAAGGAAGCTTCGGCGCTGCCGAGGCTGCTCGAGGAGGCGGCGACGGCCGTCCGGTGGCGAAGCCTGCATCCGAGCAACCGGGTGTTTTATTACGAGGACATGGTCGGTCCGGGCGGAACGAATTACATGGACTGGGTGTCGCGGGTCCACCGTTTCGTCGAAGGGCTGAAGCTGTCGGGAGGCGAAGCTTCTCCGGAAGAAACGGGCGAGCTGGTCCGCGAGCTGACCGGGCTGTCCCGCTCGCCGGAGCTGTTCAACAGCTGCTTCGGGCTGCTGGCGTACCGGCTGTACGGGCTGCTGCTCGAGTGCGCCCAGGGCACCGCGTGGCCGCTCCACCGCTTCGACCCCGACGCCTATTTTCGGGCGGTTTCGCCCGAGGAAAAGGCAGCCCGGCTGGACGATTATATCGCCGAGCTTTGCTCTCTGCTCGGGCAATGCCTGCTGGAGCGGGACCAGTCGATCGTCGCCCGGGTGACGGAGTACATCCGCGCGCATTTTCGCGACCGGGGGCTTAAAGTCCAGGACATCGCCGGCGAGGTGCATTTCAGCCCGGCATACGTCAGTTATTTGTTCAAAAAAGTGATGAAAGTCAACGTGTGGGAATACGTCACGGCCGTGCGGATCGAGGAAGCGAAGCGGCTGCTTGCGACGACGGACAAAAAACGCTACGAGATCGCCTACCAGGTCGGCTACGAATCGCCGGAGCATTTCAGCCGGATTTTCAAACGCAGCGTCGGCGTCTCGCCTGCCGATTACCGGAAGGAAAGACAGGGGGAATCGGACTGA